A genome region from Cognatishimia activa includes the following:
- a CDS encoding TRAP transporter substrate-binding protein — MDRRSFLRTSALGGSAAAASTLAAPAYAQGKRTLTMVTSWGRGLAGVFDAAVKTAENVTAITDGQLTIDVKAAGELVGAFEVFDAVTAGQADMYHAADYYFVNQHPGFAFFTGVPFGMTATELNNWYYHGNGHALHDELGEIFGLKSFLAGNTGTQAGGWFRKEITGPEDFNGLKFRMPGLGGKALGYMGASVQNLPGAEVYQALASGAIDGTEWIGPWADEKAGFQEITKFYYTAGFHEPAAGLSVAMNREVFESLSASQQAAVEVAAGHANVWNLSQYLNNNGAALERLKAGGVKVLEFPDSVWDAMGTASQQVYDEFMGDEIFKKIYDDYTASMKASSGWLTDSVGAYRAQRDRVLG; from the coding sequence ATGGATCGTCGTTCTTTTCTGAGAACATCTGCACTTGGTGGCTCTGCAGCAGCAGCGTCCACTCTGGCGGCACCAGCCTATGCTCAGGGCAAACGCACCCTGACCATGGTAACATCTTGGGGCCGTGGCCTCGCAGGTGTTTTTGACGCGGCTGTTAAGACGGCTGAAAACGTCACAGCAATCACAGACGGTCAGCTGACCATCGACGTGAAAGCAGCGGGCGAACTCGTTGGCGCATTCGAAGTATTTGACGCGGTGACTGCAGGTCAGGCTGACATGTATCACGCAGCGGACTACTACTTCGTCAACCAACACCCAGGTTTTGCGTTCTTCACCGGCGTGCCTTTCGGCATGACCGCGACCGAACTCAACAACTGGTACTACCACGGCAACGGCCACGCTCTGCATGACGAGCTGGGCGAAATCTTTGGCTTGAAGTCCTTCCTGGCGGGTAACACCGGTACACAGGCGGGTGGCTGGTTCCGTAAGGAAATCACTGGCCCAGAAGACTTCAACGGTCTGAAGTTCCGTATGCCAGGCCTCGGCGGTAAAGCGCTGGGTTACATGGGCGCATCCGTTCAGAACCTTCCAGGTGCTGAAGTGTACCAAGCGCTGGCATCCGGCGCGATCGACGGTACCGAGTGGATCGGCCCTTGGGCGGACGAAAAGGCTGGTTTCCAGGAAATCACCAAGTTCTACTACACTGCGGGCTTCCACGAGCCAGCGGCGGGTCTGTCCGTTGCGATGAACCGCGAAGTGTTCGAAAGCCTGAGCGCGTCTCAGCAGGCAGCTGTTGAAGTTGCTGCTGGCCACGCGAACGTTTGGAACCTGTCTCAGTACCTGAACAACAACGGTGCAGCGCTTGAGCGTCTGAAAGCCGGTGGCGTTAAGGTTCTGGAATTCCCAGACAGCGTTTGGGATGCAATGGGCACCGCGTCCCAGCAAGTTTATGACGAGTTCATGGGCGACGAGATCTTCAAGAAGATCTACGACGACTACACCGCATCCATGAAAGCGTCCTCTGGCTGGCTGACCGACTCCGTTGGCGCATATCGCGCACAACGTGACCGCGTTCTGGGCTAA
- a CDS encoding response regulator transcription factor codes for MSATNVVIVDDHPMVAQGIQAILESYDDIEVSATLSNGREVIEHLKTHEADVVLMDLNMPDIGGLAATEMVLETAPDTRILILSMHDSPEYIATALQHGARGYVLKDVPTEEIKTAIDTVMRGERYLCTGAKFSLEPQDDEAREQLTSREQTVLLQLSQGKSNKEVALELNISVRTVETHRKNIKSKLGISSTAGLTRYAMEHGLLQGPGIGY; via the coding sequence ATGAGTGCGACAAATGTTGTGATTGTTGACGACCACCCGATGGTCGCGCAGGGCATTCAAGCGATCCTCGAGAGCTATGACGACATCGAAGTCTCGGCCACATTGTCCAATGGGCGAGAGGTCATCGAACACCTCAAGACCCATGAGGCCGACGTCGTCCTTATGGATCTGAACATGCCCGACATCGGCGGGTTGGCGGCCACGGAAATGGTGCTAGAGACCGCGCCCGACACCCGCATCCTGATCCTCTCGATGCACGACAGTCCCGAATATATCGCGACAGCCCTACAACATGGCGCGCGCGGCTATGTCCTTAAGGACGTCCCGACCGAGGAGATCAAAACCGCCATCGACACGGTGATGCGCGGGGAACGCTACCTCTGTACCGGTGCGAAGTTCTCTCTAGAGCCACAGGATGACGAGGCGCGTGAACAGCTCACCAGCCGAGAGCAAACGGTGCTGCTGCAGCTCTCTCAGGGTAAATCCAACAAGGAAGTCGCGCTGGAACTCAACATTTCCGTGCGCACTGTCGAGACCCACCGCAAGAATATCAAATCGAAACTCGGCATCAGCTCCACCGCTGGACTGACTCGTTATGCGATGGAACATGGGCTTTTGCAGGGTCCGGGGATCGGTTACTAG
- the aroQ gene encoding type II 3-dehydroquinate dehydratase — protein sequence MTSILVLNGPNLNLLGTRQPEVYGRTTLSDIETMCQDHAKARGFEVSFLQSNHEGALVDAIHAAKTVHNGILINAGAYTHTSIAIHDAIASVELPVCELHLSNIHAREEFRHHSYISKVAVGMICGFGAHGYVLGLDALCNHLGH from the coding sequence ATGACATCAATTCTTGTCCTTAACGGCCCGAACCTGAACCTGCTCGGTACACGCCAACCAGAAGTTTATGGCCGAACCACTCTGTCCGACATTGAAACCATGTGTCAGGACCACGCCAAAGCGCGTGGCTTTGAGGTTTCTTTTTTACAATCCAACCACGAAGGTGCGCTTGTAGATGCGATCCACGCGGCGAAAACCGTGCACAACGGTATTTTGATCAACGCTGGCGCCTACACGCACACATCAATCGCAATTCACGACGCGATTGCTTCTGTGGAATTACCAGTCTGCGAATTACATCTCTCGAACATTCACGCACGTGAAGAGTTCCGGCATCATTCTTATATTTCTAAAGTTGCGGTCGGAATGATTTGTGGGTTCGGCGCCCATGGATATGTTTTGGGGTTGGATGCGCTTTGCAATCACCTAGGACATTGA
- a CDS encoding cache domain-containing protein, which yields MFRLLNLFRLSYGQQLFLLATLPLIMAVAAISILVTIQSRALAEQEIKSLEVQLIEAKKAELKNYLSIARTAFGNIYGPALPDNEAAMLEVTQVLSAMIYGQDGYFFVFDYDGNNLVSPRQTELINKNWAGLRDRNGIEITDRLIEIARTGGGYHTFDWPKPSTGETATMVSYSVGLQDWRWVVGTGIFIDDVQATVAAARAGVEQRIRTTFFYILGIALAAVLLVFASGLTLNIRERRLADVKLKALTQRVFDAQEEERGRVARELHDGISQILVGVRYALDAARRRLARGDEKAGDSLDTGMEHLSTAIQEVRRISRDLRPGVLDDLGLGPALKALTEEFGERTGIKTEFHTVPFRNRLHADAKFSLYRIAQEALTNIERHSGATDVSIDVRSHKRGATLRISDNGRGFTQSRDRSKQSSGLGLRNMQERIEQLNGTLRILSSKSGTVIEAEVPLAQVLNADAVDETSERKANL from the coding sequence ATGTTTCGCTTACTAAACCTCTTCCGGCTGTCCTACGGCCAACAGCTTTTCTTGCTTGCAACACTGCCATTGATCATGGCGGTGGCGGCGATTTCTATTCTGGTGACCATTCAATCGCGCGCTTTGGCGGAACAAGAGATCAAGTCGCTTGAGGTGCAGTTGATCGAGGCCAAAAAGGCCGAGCTGAAAAACTATCTCTCTATTGCACGGACCGCTTTCGGCAATATCTACGGGCCCGCCCTGCCCGACAACGAGGCAGCGATGCTTGAGGTGACGCAGGTCCTTTCCGCGATGATCTACGGACAGGACGGCTATTTCTTTGTCTTTGATTATGACGGCAACAACCTTGTGAGCCCGCGTCAAACAGAGCTGATTAACAAGAACTGGGCCGGTCTGCGTGACCGCAATGGGATAGAGATCACCGACCGGCTTATCGAAATCGCGCGTACAGGCGGCGGCTATCACACTTTTGACTGGCCAAAACCCAGCACCGGAGAAACCGCGACAATGGTTTCTTATTCCGTGGGCTTGCAGGATTGGCGCTGGGTCGTGGGCACCGGCATTTTCATCGACGATGTTCAAGCGACCGTCGCCGCGGCCCGTGCTGGTGTGGAACAACGGATCCGAACGACATTCTTCTATATCCTTGGCATTGCCCTTGCCGCCGTTCTGTTGGTCTTTGCCTCTGGTCTCACGCTCAATATCCGCGAACGACGCCTTGCCGACGTGAAACTCAAAGCCCTCACCCAGCGTGTCTTTGACGCCCAAGAAGAAGAACGCGGCCGCGTGGCGCGCGAGTTGCATGACGGTATTTCCCAGATCCTTGTTGGCGTCAGATACGCCTTGGACGCAGCCCGCCGCCGCCTCGCACGCGGCGATGAAAAGGCCGGAGACTCTTTGGATACCGGCATGGAGCACCTTTCCACCGCCATTCAAGAAGTTCGACGTATTTCCAGAGACTTACGTCCTGGAGTTCTTGACGACCTTGGACTTGGACCTGCACTTAAAGCTTTGACTGAAGAGTTTGGCGAAAGAACTGGAATTAAAACAGAATTTCATACTGTACCTTTCCGTAACCGCCTACACGCTGACGCGAAGTTCTCCCTCTATCGTATTGCACAAGAAGCATTAACCAACATCGAGCGCCATTCCGGCGCAACCGACGTCTCCATCGACGTGCGCAGCCACAAACGTGGCGCAACTTTGCGCATCAGTGACAACGGGCGCGGCTTTACCCAGTCGCGTGACCGGTCCAAACAATCCAGCGGCTTGGGGCTGCGCAATATGCAGGAACGCATCGAACAGCTGAACGGTACACTTCGCATTCTGTCCAGCAAATCTGGTACAGTGATAGAAGCCGAAGTCCCCCTCGCCCAGGTTCTCAACGCGGATGCCGTGGATGAGACCAGTGAACGAAAGGCCAATTTATGA
- a CDS encoding DUF2852 domain-containing protein translates to MTPVATATTQTSQLGWFSRAEAWLDNKGKGAWIAAMVLGFIFVWPVGLALLLYMIWSKRMFSKSRSMTCGRRRMHTMTSTGNSAFDSYRDEMIRRLEDEQKSFEEFLQRLREAKDKSEFDQFMDEREKKAQDEAVKEDA, encoded by the coding sequence ATGACACCTGTAGCCACCGCAACCACTCAGACTTCCCAGCTTGGTTGGTTTTCTCGCGCCGAGGCATGGCTCGACAACAAAGGCAAAGGCGCCTGGATTGCCGCGATGGTTCTGGGCTTCATCTTTGTCTGGCCAGTGGGCCTCGCCCTTCTTCTCTATATGATCTGGAGCAAACGCATGTTCAGCAAATCCCGTTCCATGACCTGCGGCCGCCGTCGCATGCATACAATGACCTCGACCGGCAACTCTGCCTTTGACTCTTACCGCGACGAAATGATCCGTCGTCTGGAAGACGAGCAGAAGAGCTTTGAAGAGTTCCTGCAGCGTCTGCGTGAAGCGAAAGACAAATCCGAGTTCGACCAATTCATGGACGAGCGCGAGAAGAAAGCGCAAGACGAAGCCGTCAAAGAAGACGCGTAA
- a CDS encoding TRAP transporter small permease subunit, protein MLDAIVWLFASLGSAFTDFFAALTQPALWLSWTGGLETTEDKQALMRFVYYGGSKEFFFVVFTAFILLTAAGLWRRAIMWRSVRVLEGLANGIGRFFAWAGLLMVLQQIVIVFMQRIFTAAQISFGFGSTFSQDVSWWAEELKLYNAMIVAMCATYTFAQGGHVRVDLVYSAVSYRTKKIIDMVGSLIFMMPAAVITWMYGWYFMWRHLVTPKVSASDQIDLLMRKSRILKWNVETIGFSPNGFNAYFLFKILLVAFAGLVFLHAIAFFYRSYLEYVEGEESEGKYLDRDSLGEGEEAYEGTH, encoded by the coding sequence ATGCTGGACGCGATCGTCTGGTTATTCGCAAGCCTAGGGTCCGCTTTCACGGATTTCTTCGCGGCGTTAACGCAACCGGCTTTGTGGCTGAGCTGGACCGGTGGGCTGGAAACCACCGAGGACAAACAGGCCTTGATGCGCTTTGTCTATTATGGCGGATCTAAAGAGTTTTTCTTTGTCGTCTTCACGGCATTCATTCTTCTGACAGCAGCAGGCCTCTGGCGCCGCGCCATCATGTGGCGGTCCGTGCGCGTTCTGGAGGGCCTTGCCAACGGGATCGGGCGGTTCTTTGCCTGGGCAGGCCTTTTGATGGTGCTGCAGCAGATCGTCATCGTGTTCATGCAGCGGATCTTTACCGCGGCGCAGATCTCCTTCGGCTTTGGCAGCACCTTTAGCCAAGACGTAAGCTGGTGGGCCGAAGAGCTGAAACTTTATAACGCGATGATCGTTGCGATGTGTGCGACCTATACCTTCGCCCAAGGTGGGCACGTGCGGGTGGACCTGGTTTACTCTGCGGTCAGCTATCGCACCAAGAAGATCATCGACATGGTTGGCTCTCTGATTTTCATGATGCCGGCGGCCGTGATCACCTGGATGTATGGCTGGTACTTTATGTGGCGTCACCTTGTGACCCCAAAGGTCTCGGCTTCCGATCAGATCGATCTGTTGATGCGCAAATCTCGCATTCTGAAGTGGAACGTGGAAACCATCGGATTCTCGCCGAACGGGTTTAACGCTTACTTCCTGTTCAAAATCCTGCTCGTAGCATTCGCAGGCCTCGTGTTCCTGCATGCGATTGCCTTCTTCTACCGCTCGTATCTTGAGTACGTCGAAGGCGAAGAGAGCGAAGGCAAGTACCTTGACCGAGACAGCCTCGGCGAAGGTGAAGAAGCCTATGAAGGCACGCACTGA
- the panD gene encoding aspartate 1-decarboxylase — translation MKKFVAAKLHGIRVTESDLNYHGSITLDPDHCEAAGILPMEFVDIWNKQSGARISTYVIYGDRGARQCILNGAAARTCQVGDELIICSNDFLPADQVTEITPKVLTFSESNEVAEVLTYETTRDASGALSFAITKDGEKQPIPLKVS, via the coding sequence ATGAAGAAATTCGTCGCGGCAAAACTGCACGGTATTCGCGTCACTGAATCTGATCTGAACTATCATGGGTCCATCACTCTGGATCCGGATCACTGTGAAGCCGCCGGCATTCTACCGATGGAGTTCGTGGATATCTGGAACAAGCAGAGCGGGGCGCGGATATCGACCTATGTGATCTATGGCGACCGCGGCGCGCGTCAGTGCATTCTAAATGGCGCTGCTGCCCGGACGTGCCAAGTCGGAGATGAGCTGATCATCTGTTCCAATGATTTTCTGCCGGCAGACCAGGTCACAGAGATCACACCGAAAGTTTTGACGTTCTCAGAAAGCAATGAGGTCGCTGAGGTTTTGACTTATGAAACAACGCGAGATGCCTCGGGCGCGTTGAGTTTCGCGATAACCAAAGATGGAGAGAAACAGCCGATACCTTTGAAAGTGTCATAG
- a CDS encoding arginyltransferase, with translation MRHSLPLAPQFYVTAPQPCPYLEGRMERKLFTALQGDNAQELNDALSQQGFRRSQNVLYRPSCTDCNLCFSARIDVSKFTSSRGQKRIMKKNQHLGRRPTSPWATEEQFDLFRTYLDARHSDGGMADMDVFEFAAMVEETPIRSRVIEYRDEESDDLTAVCLTDVLEDGVSMVYSFFAPELQKQSLGTFLILDHIYIARDVGLPYVYLGYWVPGSNKMDYKARFSGLEIFTDGKWQSYDTLKDDESLHRRGASESIAQQVSNISLPDPSIRK, from the coding sequence ATGCGCCATTCTCTGCCTCTTGCACCGCAATTCTATGTAACCGCTCCGCAACCCTGCCCTTATCTTGAGGGTCGGATGGAACGGAAGCTGTTCACCGCTTTGCAAGGTGACAATGCGCAAGAGCTGAATGACGCTCTATCTCAGCAGGGTTTCCGTCGTTCGCAGAACGTGCTCTATCGACCGTCTTGCACCGATTGTAACCTGTGTTTTTCTGCACGCATCGATGTGTCCAAGTTCACCTCGTCTCGTGGTCAGAAACGCATCATGAAGAAAAACCAGCATCTGGGCCGCCGCCCGACCTCACCTTGGGCGACCGAAGAGCAGTTTGATCTGTTCCGCACCTATTTGGACGCGCGCCATTCCGATGGCGGCATGGCCGATATGGATGTGTTCGAATTCGCCGCCATGGTCGAAGAAACACCGATCCGCTCGCGTGTCATCGAATACCGCGACGAAGAAAGCGACGATCTGACGGCGGTCTGTCTGACGGATGTCCTCGAAGATGGCGTCAGCATGGTCTACAGCTTCTTTGCGCCAGAGTTGCAGAAACAGAGCCTTGGCACATTCTTGATCCTCGATCACATCTATATCGCGCGCGACGTTGGCCTGCCCTATGTCTATCTTGGCTACTGGGTGCCCGGCAGCAATAAGATGGACTACAAGGCGCGTTTCTCGGGCCTTGAGATCTTCACCGATGGCAAGTGGCAATCCTATGACACGCTGAAGGACGACGAGAGCTTGCACCGTCGCGGCGCGTCGGAATCCATTGCGCAGCAAGTGTCCAACATCTCGCTGCCGGATCCAAGTATTCGAAAGTAA
- a CDS encoding RDD family protein translates to MTARSYILPDPETQPAFYADVPPKRFLAWVIDGVLIGILCILILPFTAFTGIFFFPFLFLVVGFIYRVLTLAGGSATWGMRMVGIEFRAQTGDRFDLGAAILHTLGYSISIAMPLLQVISIILMLSSRKKQGLTDHFMGSVAINRSARF, encoded by the coding sequence ATGACCGCCCGTTCCTATATCCTTCCCGACCCCGAGACCCAGCCAGCGTTCTATGCTGACGTGCCGCCCAAGCGGTTTTTGGCCTGGGTCATTGATGGCGTTCTGATCGGTATTCTCTGTATCCTGATCCTGCCGTTCACGGCCTTCACCGGGATCTTCTTCTTTCCGTTTCTGTTTTTGGTCGTCGGATTTATCTATCGTGTTCTGACACTTGCAGGCGGATCTGCCACATGGGGTATGCGCATGGTGGGAATCGAATTCCGCGCGCAGACCGGCGATCGCTTTGATCTGGGCGCTGCGATTTTGCACACTTTGGGCTACAGTATTTCGATCGCGATGCCTTTGTTGCAGGTCATCTCAATCATACTGATGCTTTCAAGTCGCAAAAAGCAGGGTTTGACCGATCATTTCATGGGATCTGTCGCGATTAATCGCTCTGCGCGCTTCTAA
- a CDS encoding TRAP transporter large permease → MLFGLDGVEIGLIIVFLCLFGGILSGFPVAFAIGGAGVISFGIIAALDSAGLLIHQAIDTGSAAYADLIAQGVKSDTISIFRYPDLPRYDTPVFPSGWETAMDRNISFIVNRMNERVLAGQSIETLLAVLMFVLMGITLERSKIANDLLTTMARVFGPLPGGLAVSVVVVGAFLAASTGIVGATVVTMGLLSLPTMLRNNYSPELATGVIAASGTLGQIIPPSIVIVLLGTLAGDLYSAAQETRAQVAGCSDALTFLGEPAVLSVGTLFQSALIPGIMLAFLYAAYAFGYALMNPSKAPAVTFDSDGEEVITRNEGLIWFLGVPAALIGGAILLSSVNVIGSQTIIVDSFSDRGEAASLRTTVSDECKASMIDLHGQLAWDEAVAQQAAIDAQGGLEESTKLTDEERAAIFAERVEAAAPIGSGIATLVVLFALVLTTARGVAPSADPRRLYIGLAGGALMFLVDLLLITPTTSAGVTVILMVIPFAIMGYGMTYAGGLLSKNELLRVVFPPLVLIVAVLGSILGGITNPTPAAALGAGGALLLAAYRRLADEEKSGKLIIWASFSIIVMILIGINFDLRINQPEVAFESYVAFFAAYGAYLFSMFGILYSCYVLLRGKVLSPIVRETAKVTSMVFTILIGSQLLNLVVISFGGEHYIQQFLKSFDNELTVFLIVMLVLFVLGFVLDFLEIIYIVIPIVGPVIYGGTFDPKWVTIMVAVNLQTSFLTPPFGFALFYLRGVAPSSVTTGHIYRGIIPFVLIQVAGLALLWFFPSIVTILPDLIGR, encoded by the coding sequence ATGTTATTCGGACTTGATGGGGTCGAAATCGGCCTGATTATCGTCTTCCTCTGCCTCTTTGGAGGCATTCTATCTGGCTTCCCGGTGGCCTTTGCAATCGGCGGTGCGGGGGTGATCTCTTTCGGGATCATCGCAGCGCTGGACAGCGCGGGTCTCTTGATCCATCAGGCAATTGATACGGGATCGGCGGCTTATGCGGATCTGATTGCCCAAGGGGTCAAATCGGACACGATCTCGATATTCAGATATCCGGATCTGCCCAGATATGACACGCCTGTGTTCCCAAGCGGTTGGGAAACCGCGATGGACCGCAACATCTCCTTCATCGTGAACCGTATGAACGAGCGTGTTCTGGCCGGTCAATCGATTGAAACCCTGCTTGCAGTGCTGATGTTTGTTCTGATGGGCATCACGCTGGAACGCTCCAAGATCGCCAACGACCTGTTGACGACCATGGCGCGCGTGTTTGGGCCTCTGCCCGGCGGTCTCGCGGTATCGGTTGTTGTTGTGGGCGCATTCCTTGCAGCCTCCACCGGGATTGTCGGCGCGACGGTTGTGACCATGGGACTCTTGTCCTTGCCGACGATGTTGCGCAACAACTATTCGCCGGAACTGGCGACGGGTGTGATCGCGGCCTCCGGTACCTTGGGGCAGATCATTCCGCCGTCCATCGTGATCGTTCTGCTCGGAACCTTGGCAGGGGATCTCTATTCCGCGGCCCAAGAAACCCGTGCTCAGGTCGCTGGCTGCTCGGACGCGTTGACCTTCCTCGGAGAACCGGCGGTTCTTTCGGTCGGCACTTTGTTCCAATCAGCGCTCATTCCGGGCATCATGCTGGCCTTCCTCTATGCGGCCTATGCCTTTGGCTATGCGTTGATGAACCCATCCAAGGCACCAGCAGTCACCTTTGACAGCGATGGCGAGGAAGTCATTACCCGCAACGAGGGTCTGATCTGGTTCCTTGGTGTACCAGCAGCCCTGATTGGCGGTGCGATCCTATTGTCATCCGTCAATGTGATCGGCAGCCAGACCATCATTGTGGACAGCTTCTCGGATCGTGGCGAAGCGGCGTCTTTGCGGACCACTGTATCTGACGAGTGTAAAGCCTCGATGATCGATCTGCATGGTCAGTTGGCCTGGGACGAAGCGGTTGCACAACAGGCAGCGATTGACGCACAGGGCGGTTTGGAGGAATCCACAAAGCTGACCGACGAAGAACGCGCGGCGATCTTTGCGGAACGCGTTGAAGCAGCCGCGCCGATTGGCTCGGGTATCGCGACGCTGGTTGTTCTCTTCGCTTTGGTTCTGACCACCGCACGCGGTGTTGCACCAAGTGCAGATCCTCGCCGGCTTTACATCGGTCTGGCCGGTGGCGCGCTGATGTTCTTGGTTGATCTTCTCTTGATCACGCCAACGACCAGCGCGGGCGTCACCGTGATCCTGATGGTGATCCCATTTGCGATCATGGGCTATGGCATGACCTATGCCGGTGGCCTCTTGTCCAAGAACGAACTCTTGCGCGTGGTGTTCCCACCGCTGGTTCTGATCGTGGCGGTGCTTGGGTCCATCCTTGGTGGTATCACCAACCCAACACCTGCCGCGGCGCTTGGGGCAGGGGGTGCATTGCTGCTGGCGGCCTATCGCCGTCTGGCAGATGAGGAGAAATCAGGCAAGCTGATCATCTGGGCGAGCTTCTCGATCATTGTGATGATCCTGATTGGCATCAACTTTGATCTGCGCATCAACCAGCCTGAGGTGGCCTTTGAAAGCTATGTGGCCTTCTTTGCAGCCTATGGTGCCTATCTCTTCTCGATGTTCGGCATTCTCTACAGCTGCTACGTGTTGCTGCGGGGCAAAGTGCTGAGCCCTATCGTGCGGGAAACGGCCAAAGTGACCTCCATGGTCTTTACCATCCTCATCGGCTCGCAGCTTTTGAACCTGGTGGTGATCTCCTTTGGTGGCGAGCACTATATCCAGCAGTTCCTAAAGAGCTTTGACAACGAGCTGACGGTTTTCCTGATCGTGATGCTGGTGCTCTTCGTGCTGGGCTTCGTGCTCGACTTCCTCGAGATCATTTACATCGTGATCCCGATTGTGGGGCCGGTCATCTATGGCGGTACATTCGATCCGAAATGGGTGACGATCATGGTGGCTGTGAACCTGCAGACGTCGTTCCTGACGCCTCCGTTCGGCTTTGCGCTCTTCTACCTGCGTGGGGTTGCGCCAAGCTCGGTGACAACGGGACACATCTATCGCGGGATCATACCTTTTGTGTTGATCCAGGTCGCGGGTCTGGCGCTCTTGTGGTTCTTCCCATCGATCGTAACGATCCTGCCGGATCTGATCGGGCGCTAA